A single region of the Wenzhouxiangella sp. XN24 genome encodes:
- a CDS encoding PAS domain-containing protein: protein MTEETRLSSLPDPGLPLAGAASSPAAAALSLGAAVVLAGLLLISLSPGWLLPQGLPVGAPRPTALLVLVFLSVGITALVRGRHLLQRICGMAGLIVVGLAGLHWATSETTSIGPPGVFGTPLIALPWMVILALGCGMLFLASLGGMRPYRGTVAWASGLVLLAASIVIASDNLLGLGAIGWQVSPLGSVVVILIAAALTAALLLQGKCEIGSDVRLSGPSVAGLGTGLLAGVIWLGLVHELQLDEARVAERSTAGTRALATELVTLKTEALQRLAWRVERAPPAEREAVFLDEGQRYLDDTRAIAGLAWLDRGGDVVHALSKADGDAWRIVLPDQDPRMAAARARAATTGRPALSAPMEMGRGYTGAQLVLPLASGQLAGQALVAAVRFAPLFEALAAGESVRITDDGQALFMAGNAAVGSVAATTLDVHGRRWQIEARPPPSRHIAEVLPELVLVAGLFTAGFLAAALLLARRARQSALRTQEHFDRYQAASEALEASKRGIVQALEITSDAVVILDHDWRYVYANPMATILMHRSTHELVGKTALEVFPELGSSGFATMFENAMARREAGHREDYFAPLGTWLEVRVHPHPEGIVIYFRDVSERRQAFDRVVRSEQLLVRAQKVARLGAWELDLGTSRMTWSEQVRDMFGLGTEGSSGTFEAFLELVHPDDRDYVASLRTSVAEGRDSIDAKHRILHRDGTVHWIHERAERTEAPDGSAILAGTAQDITELQAGREAIVARDRFFELSIDMFCIAGMDGYFRQVNPAFSRVLGHSADVLLAEPWINFVHPDDVAATQDARLSLQQGRRIFSFENRFRCADGAYRWLSWVSMPVGEMMYGVARDVTESRRMEASLRRALDDLQSRNRELEEFAFVASHDLQEPLRKIRTFSDRLVSTAPAGLDEQARDYLARITAASRRMQVLIDDLLSYSRISTRAKPFGQVPLAEVVAEALADLDTRIDETGARVIVEDLPVIEADRSQLRQVMHNLLANSLKFTAAGRAPRVRVHAERSDEENAPGVVRVIVEDNGIGFDMQYAERIFSPFQRLHGRSMYRGTGMGLAIVRRIVERHGGRITARGMPGQGAVFSMMLPLVQAGEDRSGVTQEAS, encoded by the coding sequence GCCTCGCCGGCCTGCACTGGGCTACCTCCGAAACGACATCGATCGGCCCGCCGGGCGTCTTCGGTACCCCGTTGATCGCGCTTCCCTGGATGGTCATCCTCGCCCTCGGCTGCGGCATGCTGTTCCTCGCGTCGCTCGGCGGGATGCGGCCGTACCGCGGCACCGTCGCCTGGGCATCCGGGCTGGTGCTGCTGGCGGCCAGCATCGTGATCGCCTCGGACAACCTGCTCGGGCTCGGCGCCATCGGCTGGCAGGTGTCTCCGCTCGGCAGCGTGGTCGTTATCCTGATCGCGGCTGCCCTGACCGCGGCGCTGTTGCTGCAGGGAAAATGCGAGATCGGGAGCGATGTGCGCCTGTCCGGCCCGAGCGTCGCGGGACTCGGCACCGGCCTCCTGGCAGGCGTGATCTGGCTGGGCCTCGTGCATGAGCTGCAGCTCGACGAGGCCCGGGTCGCCGAGCGCTCGACAGCGGGTACGCGCGCCCTGGCCACCGAACTGGTCACCCTGAAGACCGAGGCATTGCAACGCCTGGCATGGCGGGTGGAGCGTGCGCCGCCGGCTGAGCGGGAGGCGGTGTTCCTGGACGAAGGACAACGGTATCTCGACGACACGCGGGCGATCGCCGGGCTGGCCTGGCTCGACCGGGGCGGCGATGTCGTCCATGCCCTGTCCAAAGCGGACGGCGACGCGTGGCGGATCGTTCTCCCCGACCAGGATCCGCGCATGGCGGCTGCCCGTGCGCGCGCCGCTACGACCGGCCGTCCCGCTTTGAGTGCACCGATGGAGATGGGCCGCGGCTACACCGGCGCGCAACTGGTGTTGCCCCTGGCGTCGGGACAACTCGCGGGCCAGGCGCTGGTCGCCGCCGTGCGTTTCGCTCCGTTGTTCGAGGCACTCGCCGCGGGGGAATCGGTCAGGATCACGGATGACGGGCAGGCCCTGTTCATGGCCGGCAACGCGGCCGTCGGCTCGGTCGCCGCCACCACGCTCGACGTCCACGGCCGGCGCTGGCAGATCGAGGCGCGCCCGCCGCCGTCGCGCCACATCGCGGAGGTGCTCCCGGAACTCGTGCTCGTTGCCGGCCTGTTCACGGCGGGATTTCTTGCGGCGGCATTGCTGCTGGCCCGCCGCGCCCGCCAGAGCGCCCTGCGCACCCAGGAGCATTTCGACCGTTACCAGGCGGCGAGCGAGGCGCTCGAGGCCTCCAAGCGGGGCATCGTGCAGGCGCTCGAGATCACCAGCGATGCCGTCGTGATCCTCGATCACGACTGGCGTTACGTATATGCCAACCCGATGGCGACCATCCTCATGCATCGCTCGACGCATGAGCTCGTCGGAAAAACCGCGCTGGAAGTCTTCCCGGAGCTCGGGTCCAGCGGCTTCGCCACCATGTTTGAAAACGCGATGGCCAGGCGCGAAGCGGGTCACCGGGAGGATTATTTCGCGCCGCTGGGAACCTGGCTGGAGGTGCGCGTCCACCCTCATCCCGAAGGGATCGTCATTTATTTCCGCGACGTGAGCGAGCGCCGCCAGGCGTTCGACCGCGTCGTACGCAGCGAACAACTGCTGGTGCGCGCTCAGAAAGTGGCTCGCCTGGGAGCCTGGGAGCTCGATCTCGGCACGAGCCGCATGACCTGGAGCGAGCAGGTGCGGGACATGTTCGGCCTGGGAACGGAAGGATCAAGCGGCACCTTCGAGGCTTTTCTCGAGCTCGTCCATCCGGACGATCGCGACTATGTCGCGAGCTTGCGCACCAGCGTCGCGGAGGGACGGGACAGCATCGACGCCAAGCACCGCATCCTCCATCGCGACGGCACGGTGCACTGGATTCACGAACGGGCCGAGCGAACCGAGGCCCCGGATGGCTCGGCCATCCTGGCGGGCACGGCCCAGGACATCACCGAGCTCCAGGCGGGCCGCGAGGCGATCGTGGCCCGGGACCGCTTTTTCGAATTGTCCATCGACATGTTCTGCATCGCCGGGATGGATGGCTACTTCCGCCAGGTGAACCCCGCTTTTTCCCGCGTGCTCGGGCATTCCGCCGACGTGTTGCTGGCCGAGCCGTGGATCAATTTCGTGCATCCCGACGACGTCGCTGCCACGCAGGATGCCCGGCTCTCGTTGCAGCAGGGCCGCAGGATCTTCAGTTTCGAAAACCGCTTCCGCTGCGCGGATGGCGCCTACCGCTGGCTGTCCTGGGTATCGATGCCCGTCGGCGAGATGATGTACGGGGTCGCGCGGGACGTGACCGAGAGTCGTCGGATGGAGGCGTCTTTGCGACGCGCCTTGGACGACCTGCAAAGCCGGAACCGTGAGCTCGAGGAGTTCGCTTTTGTTGCGTCGCATGATCTGCAGGAGCCCCTGCGCAAGATCCGCACTTTTTCCGACCGGCTGGTGAGCACGGCGCCGGCCGGCCTCGACGAGCAGGCGCGGGATTACCTCGCGCGGATCACGGCTGCGTCGCGGCGGATGCAGGTGTTGATCGATGACCTGTTGTCGTATTCCCGCATCAGCACCCGGGCGAAGCCTTTCGGCCAGGTGCCGCTGGCCGAAGTGGTGGCCGAGGCGCTGGCCGATCTCGACACGCGGATCGATGAGACCGGCGCACGGGTCATCGTGGAGGATCTGCCGGTCATCGAGGCGGATCGCAGCCAATTGCGCCAGGTGATGCACAACCTGCTGGCAAACAGCCTCAAGTTCACGGCGGCGGGGCGGGCGCCGCGTGTCCGCGTACATGCGGAGCGGTCGGACGAAGAGAACGCCCCGGGCGTCGTACGGGTGATCGTCGAGGACAATGGCATCGGTTTCGATATGCAGTATGCTGAAAGAATATTTTCACCGTTCCAGCGCCTGCACGGGCGCAGCATGTACCGCGGTACCGGCATGGGCCTGGCGATCGTGCGGCGCATCGTCGAACGCCACGGCGGGCGGATCACCGCCCGGGGCATGCCCGGACAAGGCGCGGTTTTCTCGATGATGCTGCCGCTCGTGCAGGCAGGCGAAGACCGCTCCGGCGTCACCCAGGAGGCGTCATGA
- a CDS encoding response regulator: MTESTAPITILLVDDDADDRDLAREAFAESHLRNDLHCVESGEEMLAYLRREGKYVDPAISPTPGIVLLDLNMPGLGGREALETMKGDPALRHIPVIVMTTSKADEDILNSYQNGANSYITKPVTFEGLVNVVKGLQRYWLQIVELPTDPANEK; this comes from the coding sequence ATGACCGAATCCACCGCGCCCATCACGATCCTGCTGGTAGACGACGACGCCGACGACCGGGACCTGGCGCGCGAAGCCTTCGCCGAAAGCCACCTGCGCAATGATCTGCATTGCGTGGAGAGCGGGGAAGAGATGCTGGCTTACCTCCGTCGGGAAGGGAAATACGTCGACCCGGCCATTTCTCCGACGCCCGGCATCGTGTTGCTCGATTTGAACATGCCTGGACTCGGGGGGCGCGAGGCGCTGGAAACGATGAAAGGTGATCCCGCACTGCGGCATATTCCGGTTATCGTCATGACCACTTCGAAAGCCGATGAGGACATCCTCAATTCGTACCAGAACGGGGCCAATTCCTACATCACCAAGCCCGTGACCTTCGAGGGGCTCGTGAACGTCGTGAAAGGGCTGCAGCGATACTGGCTGCAGATCGTCGAACTTCCGACGGATCCGGCGAACGAAAAATGA
- a CDS encoding EAL domain-containing protein: protein MSSPPIRVLVIDDDEEDAMIIADMLHDDPEASFVVEQCTLPQQYWPSVAAQQHDIYLVDYRLGPESGLELIRRAAREGITRPMILLTGQGGDGVDQLALKAGAADYLVKGHADFTQFARAIRYAIERGEYIGRLAASESQYRHLFERSPVPLLLLEPVGLKFVAVNDAAAQQLGFSKDELLEQSLPSLFAPGELERYLGLKDTWPRGYFEAGVWSFLRKNGSVMHADVVRHELDLEGMTGKLILARDVTDKVETQEKLREQSAALARAATHDRLTGLVQLETFEARFAAMVTEAVANETPLALYFIDLDRFHTVNETLGPAAGDSLLVTVAQRLREAFPPDSLFGRFAGDEFIVAVALDAATPEPEAFAGLARAVIAAPVETGDYSLYPSCSIGIAICPDHGDELSSLLRLAEAAMMRAKAYGRNRTQMFDARMGRELQDRLAIGARLRRAVQSDELDLHYQPFFDALTGRLAGFEALARWDSPELGMVSPGRFIPVAEQLGLILDIGRWVLNEACRQMRSWRDAGMPLLPVAVNVSAVQLQQEDFSPYVAALMRRYRLPEGAIEIEMTESALLVNPEQVVANLQALRHAGVRLSIDDFGTGFSSLSYLKQLAIAKLKIDRSFVIGLPENANDAAIANTIVTIAHQLGMTVTAEGVETSSQREFLCGLGCEYLQGYLLGRPLPADQAEQLMRQGGAPRSSLPTD from the coding sequence ATGAGTTCTCCCCCGATCCGTGTCCTCGTGATCGACGACGACGAGGAAGACGCGATGATCATCGCGGACATGCTGCATGACGATCCGGAAGCATCGTTCGTGGTCGAGCAGTGCACGCTGCCGCAGCAATACTGGCCATCGGTCGCCGCGCAGCAGCACGACATCTATCTCGTCGACTACCGGCTTGGGCCCGAAAGCGGCCTCGAGTTGATCCGGCGGGCCGCGCGCGAAGGCATTACACGCCCCATGATCCTGTTGACCGGCCAGGGCGGCGACGGCGTCGATCAGCTCGCGCTCAAGGCCGGGGCCGCCGACTATCTCGTCAAGGGCCACGCCGATTTCACGCAGTTCGCCAGGGCGATCCGCTACGCTATCGAGCGCGGCGAATACATCGGCCGCCTGGCGGCCAGCGAGAGCCAGTACCGTCACCTCTTCGAACGCAGCCCGGTGCCCCTGCTCCTGCTCGAGCCCGTCGGACTGAAATTCGTCGCGGTGAACGATGCCGCGGCCCAGCAACTCGGGTTCTCCAAGGACGAGTTGCTCGAGCAATCGCTGCCCTCGTTGTTCGCGCCCGGCGAACTGGAGCGTTACCTCGGCCTGAAAGACACGTGGCCAAGAGGCTATTTCGAGGCCGGTGTCTGGAGCTTCCTGCGCAAGAACGGTTCGGTGATGCATGCGGATGTGGTACGCCATGAACTCGACCTCGAGGGCATGACCGGCAAGCTGATCCTGGCACGCGACGTCACCGACAAGGTCGAAACACAGGAGAAACTGCGCGAGCAGTCTGCGGCGCTGGCGCGTGCCGCCACCCACGACCGTCTCACTGGCCTGGTGCAGCTGGAGACTTTCGAGGCGCGCTTCGCGGCGATGGTGACAGAGGCGGTCGCCAACGAAACCCCGTTGGCGCTGTACTTCATCGACCTCGATCGCTTTCACACCGTCAACGAGACACTCGGGCCGGCGGCCGGCGACAGCCTGCTGGTGACGGTCGCCCAGCGGCTCCGGGAAGCCTTTCCCCCCGACTCGCTGTTCGGGCGCTTCGCGGGCGACGAATTCATCGTCGCGGTGGCGCTCGATGCGGCGACGCCGGAACCCGAGGCCTTTGCCGGCCTGGCGCGTGCCGTGATCGCCGCGCCGGTCGAGACCGGCGACTACAGCCTGTACCCGAGTTGCAGCATCGGCATCGCAATCTGTCCTGATCACGGCGACGAGTTGTCGAGCCTGCTGCGCCTGGCGGAGGCGGCGATGATGCGGGCCAAGGCCTACGGTCGAAATCGGACACAGATGTTCGATGCCCGCATGGGCCGTGAATTGCAGGACCGCCTGGCTATCGGGGCACGCCTCCGGCGTGCCGTGCAGAGCGATGAGCTCGATTTGCACTACCAGCCGTTCTTCGACGCATTGACCGGGCGCCTTGCAGGCTTCGAGGCCCTGGCGCGCTGGGACAGTCCGGAGCTCGGCATGGTTTCGCCAGGTCGTTTCATTCCCGTGGCCGAGCAGCTGGGCCTGATCCTGGATATCGGGCGCTGGGTTCTCAACGAGGCCTGCCGCCAGATGCGCAGCTGGCGCGACGCGGGCATGCCGCTGTTGCCCGTCGCAGTGAACGTCAGCGCGGTACAGTTGCAACAGGAGGATTTCTCGCCCTACGTCGCGGCGCTCATGCGTCGTTACCGCCTTCCGGAGGGTGCCATCGAGATCGAGATGACCGAGTCGGCGTTGCTGGTCAATCCGGAGCAGGTCGTCGCCAACCTGCAAGCGCTGCGCCACGCCGGCGTGCGTCTTTCGATCGACGATTTCGGCACCGGCTTCTCGAGTCTCTCCTACCTGAAGCAGCTGGCGATCGCCAAGCTCAAGATCGACCGTTCCTTCGTCATCGGCCTGCCGGAGAATGCGAACGATGCCGCGATCGCCAACACGATCGTCACCATCGCGCACCAGTTGGGCATGACGGTCACGGCGGAGGGCGTCGAAACGTCATCGCAGCGCGAGTTTCTCTGTGGCCTGGGGTGCGAGTACCTGCAAGGCTATCTGCTCGGCCGACCCTTGCCCGCCGACCAGGCTGAGCAGCTGATGCGCCAAGGTGGAGCGCCTCGGTCTAGTCTCCCGACGGACTGA
- a CDS encoding GGDEF domain-containing protein, with product MGTSPQDREHDDPAAAMDTRHRVRLRRFYMAVASYALWGGIAVIAWLGGLIVMPPALLATALSGVVLSNLVFWYLLRSGRSLLYEDPSLTFPQVLVAMFWVLIVIGASHTDRSLMIVVYVVIMLFGIFRLDRRRFFMLTAIAMAGYAVVVATDLAIRDVEINYFQEFMRFLVLASCLLWCTFFGTHVADLRARLRKQNLALQQHVKDARRIADRDHLTWAYNRRYIMNALEEERARSEHRHAPFAIIIFDLDHFKSINDRYGHIAGDRVLTKFAEIARREMRAADVISPGRRANAFGRFGGEEFIALLPETGLEGARLCASRLRTALATEHFEQGIRVTFSAGIAIYRHGETVEQCLRRADDALYRAKNSGRDQVFTEKTARRGSRDAKVISISPSGD from the coding sequence TTGGGCACCTCGCCCCAGGACCGCGAGCACGACGACCCGGCCGCGGCCATGGATACGCGCCACCGTGTGCGGTTGCGCCGCTTTTACATGGCGGTGGCGTCCTATGCGCTGTGGGGCGGGATCGCGGTGATCGCCTGGCTGGGCGGACTGATCGTCATGCCGCCCGCGCTGCTCGCGACCGCGTTGAGCGGCGTCGTGCTCTCGAATCTCGTTTTCTGGTACCTGCTACGTTCCGGCCGCAGTCTGCTCTACGAAGATCCGTCCCTGACTTTCCCGCAGGTGCTGGTCGCCATGTTCTGGGTGCTGATCGTCATCGGCGCCTCGCACACCGACCGCAGCCTGATGATCGTGGTTTACGTCGTCATCATGCTGTTCGGCATTTTCCGCCTGGATCGACGCAGGTTTTTCATGCTGACGGCCATCGCGATGGCCGGCTACGCCGTGGTGGTCGCGACGGATCTCGCCATCCGCGACGTCGAAATCAATTATTTCCAGGAGTTCATGCGCTTCCTGGTCCTGGCCTCCTGCCTCCTGTGGTGCACTTTTTTCGGCACTCACGTGGCCGACTTGCGCGCCCGACTGCGCAAGCAGAACCTCGCGTTGCAGCAGCACGTCAAGGACGCCCGCCGCATCGCGGATCGCGATCATCTCACCTGGGCCTACAACCGCCGTTACATCATGAACGCACTCGAGGAAGAGCGCGCCCGCTCCGAGCATCGCCATGCGCCCTTCGCGATCATCATTTTCGATCTGGACCATTTCAAGAGCATCAATGATCGCTACGGCCACATCGCCGGGGATCGGGTGCTCACCAAGTTCGCGGAAATCGCGCGGCGCGAAATGCGCGCGGCGGACGTGATCTCGCCCGGTCGGCGGGCCAACGCCTTCGGCCGCTTCGGCGGCGAGGAATTCATCGCCCTGTTGCCCGAGACCGGCCTGGAAGGTGCCCGCCTGTGCGCCAGCCGGCTGCGCACGGCCCTTGCGACCGAGCATTTCGAGCAGGGCATCCGGGTGACTTTTTCGGCGGGAATCGCCATCTACCGCCACGGCGAAACCGTGGAGCAGTGCTTGCGTCGAGCCGACGACGCGCTCTACCGGGCGAAGAACTCCGGTCGCGACCAGGTCTTCACAGAGAAAACGGCGCGCCGCGGTTCACGCGATGCCAAGGTGATCTCGATCAGTCCGTCGGGAGACTAG
- the mnmG gene encoding tRNA uridine-5-carboxymethylaminomethyl(34) synthesis enzyme MnmG, translated as MEHPEIFDVIVVGGGHAGTEAALAAARMGARTLLLTQNIETLGQMSCNPAIGGIGKGHLAREIDALGGAMARAADAAGIHFRTLNARKGPAVRATRAQADRALYRGAIRRLVESQANLVLFQQDVVDLVVAGERVGGVVTAMGLVFRADAVVLTVGTFLGGRIHVGESSHAAGRAGDPPANRLAARLREMALRVGRLKTGTPPRLDARSLDFDRMREQPGDSPRPVFSFLGRPSDHPRQVPCWITSTTERTHDIIRAALHRSPMYSGSIAGVGPRYCPSVEDKVTRFADKTSHQVFVEPEGLETREVYPNGISTSLPFDVQLELVRSIPGFEAAHITRPGYAIEYDYFDPRDLRPSLETRALRGLFFAGQINGTTGYEEAAAQGLLAGINAVRDVRDEPAWVPGRHEAYLGVLVDDLVTRGTAEPYRMFTSRAEYRLLLREDNADERLTPRGRELGLVDDRRWKAFADRQAAIEAETARLAACLVRPAALTAAEAAAFPGGPPSREIRALELLRRPEVGYADLVGLGCVGDAGTLPGIGAQIEVRARYEGYIRRQQQEIERQRRQESAMLPDALDYHEVRGLSNEVRQKLLDARPATLGQAARLPGVTPAAVSLLMVHLKRHGRPDGEVA; from the coding sequence ATGGAGCATCCTGAAATCTTCGACGTCATCGTCGTCGGTGGCGGCCACGCCGGCACCGAGGCGGCGCTTGCCGCCGCGCGGATGGGCGCCCGCACCCTGCTGCTGACGCAGAACATCGAGACACTCGGGCAAATGAGTTGCAACCCGGCCATCGGTGGCATCGGCAAGGGGCACCTGGCCCGGGAGATCGATGCGCTCGGCGGCGCCATGGCGCGCGCCGCGGATGCCGCCGGGATCCACTTCCGCACGCTGAACGCCCGCAAGGGCCCTGCGGTGCGCGCGACCCGGGCACAGGCCGACCGCGCCCTTTACCGCGGTGCCATCCGGCGCCTGGTCGAGTCGCAGGCCAACCTGGTGCTGTTCCAGCAGGATGTGGTGGATCTCGTTGTGGCGGGCGAGCGTGTCGGGGGCGTCGTGACGGCGATGGGGCTGGTGTTCCGCGCCGACGCCGTCGTGTTGACCGTCGGCACCTTCCTGGGCGGGCGCATCCACGTCGGGGAGTCGAGTCACGCCGCCGGGCGGGCCGGCGACCCGCCGGCGAATCGCCTGGCGGCCCGGCTGCGCGAAATGGCGTTGCGCGTCGGCCGGTTGAAAACGGGGACGCCGCCGCGGCTCGATGCGCGCAGTCTCGATTTCGACCGCATGCGGGAGCAGCCGGGCGACTCGCCGCGCCCGGTGTTCAGTTTTCTCGGCCGGCCGTCCGATCATCCGCGCCAGGTGCCCTGCTGGATCACCTCGACCACGGAACGCACGCACGACATCATCCGTGCGGCATTGCATCGCTCCCCCATGTACAGCGGCAGCATCGCCGGCGTCGGGCCCCGCTACTGTCCGTCGGTCGAAGACAAGGTCACGCGATTCGCCGACAAGACGTCGCACCAGGTGTTCGTCGAGCCCGAGGGGCTCGAGACCCGGGAGGTCTACCCGAACGGGATTTCGACCAGCCTGCCTTTCGACGTGCAGCTGGAACTCGTGCGCAGCATCCCCGGCTTCGAGGCCGCGCACATCACGCGCCCCGGTTACGCCATCGAGTACGACTACTTCGATCCGCGGGATCTCAGGCCGAGCCTGGAGACACGGGCGCTGCGCGGGCTTTTTTTCGCCGGGCAGATCAATGGCACGACCGGCTACGAGGAGGCCGCGGCGCAGGGACTGCTGGCCGGAATCAATGCCGTGCGGGACGTCCGGGACGAGCCGGCATGGGTCCCCGGACGCCACGAGGCCTATCTCGGCGTGCTGGTGGACGACCTGGTCACCCGCGGCACGGCCGAACCCTACCGGATGTTCACCAGTCGTGCCGAGTACCGGCTGCTGCTGCGGGAAGACAATGCCGATGAGCGCCTGACACCGCGGGGACGCGAACTGGGCCTCGTCGATGACCGGCGCTGGAAGGCGTTCGCGGATCGCCAGGCTGCTATAGAGGCGGAAACGGCACGGCTTGCGGCCTGCCTCGTGCGCCCCGCTGCGCTCACGGCCGCGGAAGCCGCGGCTTTTCCCGGCGGGCCCCCGTCGCGGGAGATCCGGGCGCTGGAGTTGCTGCGTCGTCCAGAGGTCGGCTATGCCGACCTGGTCGGTCTCGGCTGTGTCGGCGATGCCGGCACATTGCCGGGGATCGGTGCGCAGATCGAGGTGCGCGCCCGGTACGAGGGTTACATCCGGCGCCAGCAACAGGAGATCGAGCGGCAGCGCCGCCAGGAGAGCGCCATGCTTCCGGACGCCCTCGATTATCACGAGGTGCGGGGACTGTCTAACGAGGTACGGCAGAAACTGCTCGACGCGCGACCCGCGACCCTGGGCCAGGCTGCGCGCCTGCCCGGCGTGACCCCCGCCGCCGTGTCGTTGCTCATGGTGCACCTGAAGCGCCACGGGCGGCCCGACGGCGAGGTGGCCTGA
- a CDS encoding peptide ABC transporter substrate-binding protein, which produces MPPHGASLRRGIAKSFALCAAGLALLSLSACNPPESPEGIQMKPGVQVLKRGNGAEPVTLDPHRAVSVPAMNILRDLFEGLVATAADGTSIPGAAARWETSIDGLQWRFELRRDARWSNGERVTAADFVAGLRRALDPATGSATAGLLAPILNARAIMTGRLPPDQLGVEAPDEYTVVVKLAAATPWLPELLSHPVSAPLYRPGYEKHGDDFAVPGRMVSNGPFHLSEWQPGQFVKLSANHNYPRRQDIAIDAVIYYPIENQDIELERFEAGELHWTADVPHHRLGWLERRRADELVITPRMAITWLGFNVTRPPFEAAPGLRRALAMAVDRDLIVRAVTGAGEMQAYGWVPPMDGYELQVPDWAELPRNEQVEQARGLYAAAGFSAEAPLELELLYPAGLNNRRLAIAVAAMWRDAFGVRTRLREEPFVEFLESRADTGTTMVFRSGWAADYADPYSFLGLFDSETGASDTGWRNVAYDELLQASLQALNPRRRLTLLAEAERLLLEDQPVVPLYFDVRRRLVRPEVRGWKPNPMDLHPSRHFYLAVAEQ; this is translated from the coding sequence ATGCCGCCGCACGGCGCAAGCCTCCGGCGCGGCATTGCGAAGAGCTTCGCACTTTGCGCGGCCGGCCTGGCCTTGCTCTCGCTGTCCGCCTGCAACCCGCCGGAGAGTCCCGAAGGCATCCAGATGAAGCCGGGCGTCCAGGTGTTGAAGCGCGGCAACGGCGCCGAACCGGTCACGCTGGACCCGCACCGCGCGGTGTCCGTGCCGGCCATGAACATATTGCGCGACCTGTTCGAGGGCCTCGTCGCCACCGCGGCCGACGGCACCTCGATCCCCGGTGCGGCCGCGCGGTGGGAAACGAGTATCGACGGCCTGCAGTGGCGCTTCGAACTGCGGCGCGATGCGCGGTGGTCGAACGGGGAGCGTGTCACGGCGGCGGACTTCGTGGCAGGGTTGCGCCGGGCGCTCGACCCGGCAACCGGATCGGCCACGGCCGGCCTGCTTGCGCCGATCCTGAATGCGCGTGCGATTATGACCGGGCGCCTGCCGCCGGACCAGCTCGGCGTCGAAGCGCCGGACGAGTACACGGTCGTGGTGAAGCTTGCGGCGGCCACCCCGTGGTTGCCGGAGCTGCTCAGCCATCCGGTCAGCGCGCCGCTGTACCGCCCCGGCTATGAGAAACATGGGGACGATTTCGCGGTGCCCGGCCGGATGGTAAGCAACGGACCCTTCCATCTGTCCGAGTGGCAACCGGGGCAATTCGTGAAATTGTCCGCCAACCACAACTATCCCAGGCGCCAGGACATCGCGATCGACGCGGTGATCTATTACCCGATCGAGAACCAGGACATCGAGCTCGAGCGCTTCGAGGCCGGCGAGCTTCACTGGACCGCGGACGTGCCACATCACCGCCTCGGCTGGCTGGAGCGACGCCGCGCCGATGAACTCGTCATCACGCCGCGCATGGCCATCACCTGGCTCGGCTTCAACGTGACGCGGCCGCCATTCGAAGCCGCGCCCGGGCTGCGGCGTGCGCTGGCCATGGCGGTGGACAGGGACCTGATCGTGCGTGCGGTCACCGGGGCGGGAGAGATGCAGGCTTACGGCTGGGTGCCGCCGATGGACGGCTACGAACTGCAGGTGCCGGACTGGGCGGAGTTGCCGCGCAACGAACAGGTCGAGCAGGCGCGCGGCCTGTATGCCGCCGCCGGGTTCAGCGCGGAGGCCCCGCTCGAACTGGAGCTGCTTTATCCCGCCGGGCTGAACAACCGCCGCCTGGCGATCGCGGTCGCGGCCATGTGGCGTGATGCTTTCGGCGTGCGCACCCGGCTTCGCGAGGAGCCTTTCGTCGAGTTCCTCGAGTCGCGCGCCGACACCGGCACCACCATGGTGTTCCGGTCCGGCTGGGCCGCGGACTATGCGGATCCCTACAGTTTTCTCGGCCTGTTCGACAGCGAGACCGGCGCCAGCGACACCGGGTGGCGCAACGTCGCCTACGATGAATTGCTGCAGGCCTCCCTGCAGGCGCTCAATCCGCGCCGCCGGCTGACCCTGCTCGCCGAGGCCGAGCGCCTGTTGCTGGAGGATCAGCCCGTCGTCCCGCTGTACTTCGACGTGCGGCGCCGTCTCGTGAGGCCCGAGGTGCGGGGCTGGAAACCCAACCCGATGGACCTGCACCCGAGCCGCCATTTCTACCTCGCGGTGGCGGAGCAATGA